A stretch of Arcobacter arenosus DNA encodes these proteins:
- the sufB gene encoding Fe-S cluster assembly protein SufB: MSDNSQIKDLLKKEYKLGFETLIESDTFPVGLNENVIKAISKKKNEPEWLLEFRLKAYKRWQKMEEPNWANLRYPQIDYQNISYFSAPKKNLDSLDEVDPEILKTYEKLGIPLEEQKMLAGVAVDAVFDSVSVKTTFQEELEKLGIIFCSISEAAQNHPDILKKYLASVVSAGDNYFAALNSAVFTDGSFVYIPPNTRCPMELSTYFRINALNTGQFERTLIICDEGSYVSYNEGCSAPQRDERQLHAAVVELVALDNAHIKYSTIQNWYPGDDEGKGGILNFVTKRGLCAGVNSKISWTQVETGSLVTWKYPSCVLKGKNSVGEFYSVAISSHAQQADTGTKMIHLGENTKSTIISKGISAMKGVNAYRGLVRVGKKAKNARNISECDSLLIGNTCKAHTYPYHEIKNPSAKIEHEATTSKISDEQLFYLQQRGIDEEDAIAMIVNGFCKEVLKELPMEFAAEAKELLSISLEGSVG; the protein is encoded by the coding sequence ATGAGCGACAATAGTCAAATAAAAGATTTATTAAAAAAAGAATATAAACTTGGATTTGAAACACTAATTGAAAGTGATACATTTCCAGTTGGATTAAATGAAAACGTAATAAAAGCTATATCAAAAAAGAAAAATGAACCTGAATGGTTATTAGAGTTTAGATTAAAAGCATATAAAAGATGGCAAAAAATGGAAGAGCCTAATTGGGCAAATTTAAGATATCCACAAATTGACTATCAAAACATATCATATTTTTCTGCTCCAAAGAAAAACTTAGATAGTTTAGATGAAGTTGATCCGGAAATTTTAAAAACATATGAAAAACTTGGTATTCCACTTGAAGAGCAAAAAATGCTTGCAGGTGTGGCAGTTGATGCAGTATTTGACTCTGTTTCAGTTAAAACAACATTTCAAGAAGAGTTAGAAAAACTTGGAATTATATTTTGTTCTATTAGTGAAGCAGCACAAAATCACCCTGATATTTTAAAAAAATATTTAGCTTCAGTTGTAAGTGCAGGAGACAATTATTTTGCAGCATTAAATAGTGCAGTTTTTACAGATGGAAGTTTTGTTTATATTCCACCAAATACTAGATGTCCAATGGAATTATCAACATATTTTAGAATAAATGCTTTAAATACTGGGCAGTTTGAAAGAACACTAATTATTTGTGATGAAGGTTCATATGTATCATACAATGAAGGTTGTTCAGCTCCTCAAAGGGACGAAAGACAACTTCACGCAGCAGTTGTTGAACTAGTTGCACTAGATAATGCACATATTAAATATTCAACAATTCAAAACTGGTATCCAGGTGATGATGAGGGTAAAGGTGGTATTTTAAATTTTGTTACAAAAAGAGGTTTATGCGCTGGAGTTAATTCAAAAATTTCATGGACACAAGTTGAAACGGGTTCATTAGTAACTTGGAAATATCCATCTTGTGTTTTAAAGGGTAAAAATTCTGTTGGAGAATTTTATTCAGTTGCAATTTCATCTCATGCCCAACAAGCAGATACAGGAACTAAAATGATTCACTTAGGTGAAAATACAAAATCAACAATTATTTCAAAAGGTATCTCTGCTATGAAAGGTGTAAATGCATACAGAGGATTAGTAAGGGTTGGTAAAAAAGCTAAAAATGCAAGAAATATCTCAGAGTGTGATTCACTTTTGATTGGTAATACTTGTAAAGCACATACTTATCCATACCATGAGATTAAAAACCCAAGTGCAAAAATAGAACATGAAGCTACTACATCAAAAATTTCTGATGAGCAATTGTTTTATTTACAACAAAGAGGTATTGATGAAGAAGATGCAATTGCAATGATTGTAAATGGATTTTGTAAAGAAGTGTTAAAAGAACTTCCAATGGAATTTGCAGCAGAAGCTAAAGAGTTATTAAGTATCTCTTTAGAGGGAAGCGTTGGTTAA
- the sufC gene encoding Fe-S cluster assembly ATPase SufC, which produces MLKIDNLKVNIDNKEILKGLDLEINPGEVHVLMGQNGAGKSTLVKTLSDHYDCEVIDGKIVYKDKDLMELDVSERAKEGIFLSFQNPVEVPGVNNSYFLKTAVNEKRKHDGLEELDAMDFLKLTKEELGKFDIDRKLLQRDLNDGFSGGEKKRNELMQLLLLKPDLIMLDEIDSGLDVDAVKTVANVVNDLLKDKSKSLLMITHYDKLLSAIKPDFVHIMHNGKIVKTGDYNLALELDAKGYEAIGIKDEVN; this is translated from the coding sequence ATGTTAAAAATTGATAATTTAAAAGTAAATATAGATAATAAAGAGATTTTAAAAGGTTTAGATTTAGAGATAAATCCAGGTGAAGTTCATGTTCTTATGGGACAAAATGGTGCAGGTAAATCTACACTTGTAAAAACACTAAGTGATCATTATGATTGTGAAGTTATTGATGGGAAAATAGTTTACAAAGATAAAGATTTGATGGAACTAGATGTTAGTGAGAGAGCTAAAGAAGGGATTTTCTTAAGTTTTCAAAACCCTGTTGAAGTTCCTGGAGTAAACAATAGCTATTTTTTAAAAACAGCAGTAAATGAAAAAAGAAAACATGATGGTTTAGAAGAACTTGATGCAATGGATTTTCTAAAACTTACAAAAGAAGAGCTTGGAAAGTTTGATATTGATAGAAAACTTTTACAAAGAGATTTAAATGATGGATTTTCTGGTGGAGAGAAAAAAAGAAATGAATTAATGCAATTACTTCTTTTAAAACCAGATTTAATTATGCTTGATGAGATTGACTCAGGACTTGACGTTGATGCAGTTAAAACAGTTGCAAATGTTGTAAATGATTTATTAAAAGACAAATCAAAGTCACTTTTAATGATTACACACTATGACAAACTATTATCTGCAATTAAACCTGATTTTGTACATATCATGCACAATGGAAAAATAGTAAAAACAGGTGACTATAACCTTGCCCTTGAATTAGATGCAAAAGGTTATGAAGCAATAGGAATAAAAGATGAAGTTAATTAA
- a CDS encoding SufB/SufD family protein, with the protein MKLINLKNEELLIDKDTIEPLVISYDLKKESHNKIRIKLKKGVKASIIEIFSGGNSIGEYERDLVIEDGAKLEYLKYQTLEKKSVVDFNYKINLGNESKINMFNLEFGEGSTKSTYETPLDNENAIFNVNGLVKIYNDSDSKSIFRTIHNAPNALSDIAYKHLLNDKVKATFDAKSIVNEKALNSKVYQNSETLLLSEDAVIFAQPHLEINIDELEASHGATTGSLDEEQLFYLQARGISKEEAKHILLKAVENKIYDKIEDIKIKEFIKNQKKA; encoded by the coding sequence ATGAAGTTAATTAATTTGAAAAACGAAGAACTTTTAATTGATAAAGATACGATTGAACCCCTTGTAATTTCATATGATTTGAAAAAAGAGAGTCATAATAAAATTAGAATAAAACTAAAAAAAGGTGTAAAAGCATCAATTATTGAAATATTTTCTGGTGGTAATTCAATTGGAGAATATGAAAGAGATTTAGTAATTGAAGATGGTGCAAAATTAGAGTACTTAAAATACCAAACCCTAGAGAAAAAAAGTGTAGTTGATTTTAACTATAAAATCAATTTAGGAAATGAAAGTAAAATTAATATGTTTAATTTAGAGTTTGGTGAAGGTTCAACAAAAAGTACATATGAAACACCACTTGATAATGAAAATGCAATTTTTAATGTAAATGGTTTAGTTAAAATTTACAATGATAGTGATTCTAAATCAATTTTTAGAACAATACATAATGCACCAAATGCATTAAGTGATATTGCATATAAACATCTACTAAATGACAAAGTAAAAGCAACATTTGATGCAAAATCAATTGTAAATGAAAAAGCTTTAAACTCTAAAGTTTATCAAAATTCAGAAACTTTACTTTTAAGTGAAGATGCTGTAATTTTTGCACAGCCACATTTAGAGATTAATATTGATGAACTTGAAGCATCCCATGGAGCTACAACAGGAAGTTTAGATGAAGAGCAATTGTTTTATTTACAAGCTAGAGGTATATCAAAGGAAGAAGCAAAACATATTTTATTAAAAGCTGTTGAGAATAAAATTTACGATAAAATTGAAGATATAAAGATAAAAGAGTTTATAAAAAATCAAAAAAAGGCTTAG
- a CDS encoding aminotransferase class V-fold PLP-dependent enzyme, whose product MFKKDFPFFANSQTVYLDNGATTQKPKSVINSQIEYYEKYCANTHRSSFGDANKATTKYEESRKILKEFINASSKEEIIFTKGVTESINFIASSYAKKFKTVIISSLEHHSNIVPWHMQGRTLGAGLEVVNCDENLGFDFAHFEELLKNNPKSFVSVTHISNAFGIIHDIRRIIELAHKYESVVLIDGAQSLTHTHIDVQVLDVDFFAISGHKSFGPTGVGALYIKEKYLEEFDPYQTGGATIDKVDYAGSTLLPSPYKFEAGTQNIAGVIGFGEALKFISHVGYANIKTIEKDVYQYLDLKLSELPNIIFYNKIENSIASRSFNFKNISHDDIGILLDKMNIAVRVGHHCAQPIMNKLGIKGTIRVSLAFYNDYKDVDRLIESLKKALSMLE is encoded by the coding sequence ATGTTTAAAAAAGATTTTCCATTTTTTGCTAACTCTCAAACAGTATATTTAGATAATGGAGCAACTACACAAAAGCCAAAAAGTGTAATTAACTCTCAAATTGAATATTATGAAAAGTATTGTGCCAATACTCACAGAAGTTCTTTTGGTGACGCAAATAAAGCTACTACTAAATATGAAGAGAGTAGAAAAATTTTAAAAGAGTTTATAAATGCTTCATCAAAAGAAGAGATTATATTTACAAAAGGTGTTACTGAATCAATAAACTTTATTGCAAGTTCCTATGCTAAAAAATTTAAAACAGTTATTATCTCTAGTTTAGAACATCACTCAAATATTGTTCCATGGCATATGCAAGGAAGAACATTAGGTGCAGGATTAGAAGTTGTAAATTGTGATGAAAATTTAGGTTTTGATTTTGCTCATTTTGAAGAGTTGTTAAAAAACAACCCTAAATCATTTGTATCAGTTACTCATATTTCAAATGCTTTTGGAATAATTCATGATATTAGAAGAATCATTGAACTAGCACATAAATATGAAAGTGTAGTGTTAATAGATGGGGCACAAAGTTTAACACATACCCATATTGATGTTCAAGTTTTAGATGTAGATTTTTTTGCAATATCAGGACATAAATCATTTGGACCAACAGGAGTTGGTGCTTTATATATAAAAGAAAAATATTTAGAAGAGTTTGACCCTTATCAAACAGGTGGTGCTACAATTGATAAAGTTGATTATGCTGGTTCTACACTTTTACCAAGTCCTTATAAATTTGAGGCGGGAACTCAAAATATTGCTGGAGTTATTGGTTTTGGTGAAGCATTAAAATTTATCAGTCATGTAGGATATGCGAATATAAAAACTATAGAAAAAGATGTATATCAATACTTAGATTTAAAATTAAGTGAACTTCCTAACATAATCTTTTATAACAAGATTGAGAATTCAATTGCAAGTAGGAGTTTTAATTTTAAGAATATTTCCCATGATGATATAGGAATATTACTTGATAAAATGAATATAGCAGTAAGAGTTGGTCACCATTGTGCACAACCTATTATGAATAAACTTGGAATAAAAGGGACAATTAGAGTTTCCCTTGCATTTTATAATGATTATAAAGATGTAGACAGATTAATTGAAAGTTTGAAAAAAGCTTTAAGTATGTTAGAGTAA
- a CDS encoding SufE family protein has product MSIEEKVESIKEDLDFFEDELQKYEYIIDLGKKLEPLEDEYKTPSNIVHGCTSQVWLVCEERDGKLYFKGTSDAIIVKGLIYIILEIFSGLEKQTLKEVDMDIVYELGLSEVITPNRQSGVIGMIKKIKEYANS; this is encoded by the coding sequence ATGAGTATTGAAGAAAAAGTTGAAAGTATAAAAGAAGATTTAGATTTTTTTGAGGATGAACTACAAAAATATGAATATATTATAGACCTAGGGAAAAAACTAGAACCCCTTGAAGATGAATATAAAACCCCTTCAAATATAGTTCATGGTTGTACCTCTCAAGTATGGTTGGTATGTGAAGAAAGAGATGGAAAACTATATTTTAAAGGTACTTCAGATGCAATTATTGTAAAAGGACTTATCTATATAATTTTAGAGATATTTTCAGGACTTGAAAAACAAACTTTAAAAGAAGTTGATATGGATATAGTTTATGAATTAGGTCTTAGTGAAGTTATTACACCAAATAGACAAAGTGGTGTAATTGGTATGATAAAAAAAATAAAAGAGTATGCAAACTCTTAA
- a CDS encoding metal-sulfur cluster assembly factor, translating into MLNEELEKKLKAELEKRYRNIYDPEIPANIYDLGLIYSVTFEENGNYLYANVEMTLTSPACPVAESLVDQVRYATSGVPEIDEAYVKLTFDPPWEPSMMSDDAKEVMGASGAAIF; encoded by the coding sequence ATGTTAAATGAAGAATTAGAAAAAAAATTAAAAGCAGAATTAGAAAAAAGATATAGAAATATTTATGACCCAGAGATTCCTGCAAATATTTATGATTTAGGATTAATTTATAGTGTTACATTTGAAGAAAATGGAAACTATTTATACGCAAATGTAGAGATGACTCTTACTTCTCCTGCTTGCCCTGTAGCTGAATCACTTGTTGACCAAGTTAGATATGCAACTTCTGGTGTACCAGAAATTGATGAAGCATATGTAAAACTTACCTTTGATCCACCATGGGAGCCAAGTATGATGAGTGATGATGCAAAAGAGGTTATGGGAGCAAGTGGAGCAGCGATTTTTTAA
- a CDS encoding MFS transporter, giving the protein MKKKELFIIIYTITILLSVMYATQPLQPLLSKEFDVSIVKASSFTAVIMLFLAISPIFYGYILESVKIKTVLMIASSILLITNLILGFVNNYELFLTIRTIEAIVIPAILTGCMAILAKDKKNTKVNMSIYVAATVFGGLVGRVFSGFIAEEFGWRIVFFSLSLALLLGLYFIKSLNFDDDANLVKPKLQDITNILKDKRFVIIYLQMFIIFFVFAGLLNILPFRVKELDPNVSETQVGLLYLGYGMGILISLFIHKIVNFFKKELRAIMAGIVLFLVSTSLFISTNPILLFSLVFVFCIGMFTIHTLSTRIANSLKASQKALTSGMYLSFYYLGGAVGSIIPSIVYAELGWNFTIYMFLVLLAFAFLFVFLNRNKFEAFN; this is encoded by the coding sequence ATGAAGAAAAAAGAACTTTTTATAATTATATATACTATAACAATACTCCTATCAGTTATGTATGCAACTCAACCCTTACAACCACTTTTATCAAAAGAGTTTGATGTATCTATTGTAAAAGCATCATCTTTTACAGCTGTAATAATGCTTTTTTTAGCAATATCACCTATTTTTTATGGATATATCTTAGAATCAGTTAAAATAAAAACCGTTCTTATGATTGCTTCTTCAATACTTTTAATTACAAATCTAATTTTAGGTTTTGTAAATAACTATGAACTTTTTTTAACCATTAGAACTATTGAAGCAATTGTTATTCCTGCTATATTAACTGGATGTATGGCAATACTTGCAAAGGATAAAAAAAATACGAAAGTAAATATGTCAATTTATGTTGCAGCAACTGTTTTTGGTGGTTTAGTAGGAAGAGTATTTTCAGGGTTTATTGCTGAAGAGTTTGGTTGGCGAATAGTTTTCTTTTCCTTATCTCTAGCTTTATTACTTGGTCTTTATTTTATTAAATCACTAAACTTTGATGATGATGCTAATTTAGTTAAACCAAAACTTCAAGATATTACAAATATTTTAAAAGATAAAAGATTTGTAATAATCTATTTACAAATGTTTATTATATTTTTTGTTTTTGCAGGACTTTTAAATATCCTTCCTTTTAGGGTAAAAGAGCTTGACCCAAATGTTAGTGAAACACAAGTAGGACTTTTATATCTAGGTTATGGAATGGGTATATTAATATCTTTATTTATCCATAAAATTGTTAACTTTTTCAAAAAAGAATTACGTGCTATTATGGCTGGGATAGTTTTATTTCTAGTTTCAACAAGTTTATTTATTTCAACAAATCCCATACTTTTATTCTCTTTAGTTTTTGTATTTTGTATAGGAATGTTTACTATTCATACTTTATCAACTAGAATAGCAAACTCCTTAAAAGCTTCACAAAAAGCCTTAACCTCGGGAATGTATCTAAGCTTTTACTATTTAGGAGGAGCTGTTGGTTCTATCATTCCTTCTATAGTCTATGCAGAATTAGGATGGAACTTTACAATTTATATGTTTTTAGTATTATTAGCTTTTGCATTTTTATTTGTATTTTTAAATAGAAATAAATTTGAAGCATTTAACTAA
- a CDS encoding PAS domain S-box protein, producing the protein MKKAIELFLIFIFFSILLVVTNFYVKDIYFKDSFTKIALDDAFKKMRGKELEFKKNVQQETENILFSIRKFKYLDEYIKGKVENKEIIEQLFISYLNSKKAIAQIRYINKNGFEKIKVSKTEFNSKAFADSKLERKSSRYYFKESKNKPYEVVWFSELDLKMKNCKPILPYKPIIRIILPVKNDASFAGILVIDYSMSEFLTKFTNTPFYDVILVNKKGETLYHYDKTKAWSKYNSSNFNIKEEFPLYYEEIFREDTFRSNYFVSKKLDVDIKSGLYLILQLKKSHLDAISAVEFKKEITVALITLLFSLILSFIIIKIFYKYVITIDDLKMLNFNLKNKEKTISDHVIYSRTDLHGIITDVSDAFCKLSGYTRDELIGSSHNIVRHPEMPKSVFQDMWDKLKNEENWQGEMKNLAKDGSYYWVNAIITPEYNINKKLIGFISIREDISSKKDFESQQKLMLEQSKLAAMGEMIGNIAHQWRQPLSVISSASTSVILKKEMNIDVSDKDLIKDLLMINDQTQYLSETINTFRDFLKNDKGIENIVLQDKIKEVSKIVSGTLHSKGIDLILNIDEIKPISMSLIIGELPQVIINILNNAKDALLENSVKNPWIKVDLLEKEKDVIISIEDNAGGIPEDIICKIFEPYFTTKNQSLGTGLGLYMSYKIINESLGGSLYVENTENGAKFFIKLNKNM; encoded by the coding sequence ATGAAAAAAGCTATTGAATTATTTTTAATTTTTATATTTTTTTCCATTTTATTAGTGGTTACTAATTTTTATGTAAAAGATATTTATTTTAAAGATAGCTTTACAAAAATAGCATTGGATGATGCTTTCAAAAAGATGAGAGGCAAAGAGTTAGAGTTTAAAAAAAATGTTCAACAAGAAACAGAAAATATACTTTTTTCTATAAGAAAGTTTAAATATTTAGATGAATATATAAAAGGGAAAGTTGAAAATAAAGAGATAATAGAGCAACTATTTATTTCCTATTTAAATTCTAAAAAAGCTATTGCTCAAATAAGATACATAAATAAAAATGGCTTTGAAAAAATAAAAGTAAGTAAAACAGAATTTAATTCAAAAGCGTTTGCTGATTCAAAATTAGAAAGAAAATCAAGTAGATACTATTTTAAAGAATCAAAAAATAAACCATATGAAGTTGTTTGGTTTTCTGAATTAGATTTAAAAATGAAAAATTGCAAACCCATATTACCTTACAAACCTATTATAAGAATTATTTTACCAGTTAAAAACGATGCTAGTTTTGCAGGGATATTAGTAATAGATTATTCTATGAGTGAATTTTTAACTAAATTTACTAATACACCTTTTTATGATGTGATTTTAGTAAATAAAAAAGGTGAGACCTTATATCACTATGATAAAACAAAAGCTTGGAGTAAATACAATAGTTCAAACTTTAATATTAAAGAAGAATTTCCTTTATATTATGAAGAAATTTTTAGGGAAGATACTTTTAGAAGTAACTATTTTGTTTCAAAAAAATTAGATGTTGATATTAAATCTGGACTTTATTTAATTCTTCAATTAAAAAAATCCCACTTAGATGCAATTAGTGCTGTAGAATTTAAAAAAGAGATTACAGTTGCGTTAATAACACTATTGTTTTCTTTAATTTTATCTTTTATTATAATTAAAATATTTTATAAATATGTTATTACTATAGATGATTTAAAGATGTTAAACTTTAATTTAAAAAATAAAGAGAAAACTATTAGTGACCATGTAATTTATTCAAGAACAGATTTACACGGTATTATAACTGATGTAAGTGATGCTTTTTGTAAGCTATCTGGTTATACAAGAGATGAGTTAATTGGAAGCTCTCATAATATAGTAAGACATCCTGAAATGCCAAAATCAGTTTTCCAAGATATGTGGGATAAGTTGAAAAATGAAGAAAACTGGCAAGGGGAGATGAAAAACTTAGCAAAAGATGGAAGTTATTATTGGGTAAATGCAATTATAACTCCTGAATACAATATAAATAAAAAACTTATTGGCTTTATATCAATTAGAGAAGATATTAGTAGTAAAAAAGATTTTGAATCTCAACAAAAACTGATGTTAGAGCAATCTAAATTAGCTGCAATGGGTGAAATGATTGGTAATATTGCTCACCAATGGAGACAGCCACTAAGTGTGATTAGTAGTGCCTCAACAAGTGTAATACTAAAAAAAGAGATGAATATAGATGTATCAGATAAAGATTTGATAAAAGACCTATTAATGATTAATGATCAAACTCAATATCTATCAGAAACTATTAATACTTTTAGAGATTTTTTAAAAAATGATAAAGGGATAGAAAATATTGTTTTACAAGATAAAATAAAAGAAGTAAGTAAGATTGTAAGTGGAACTTTACATAGTAAAGGGATTGATTTAATACTAAATATAGATGAGATTAAACCTATTAGTATGAGTTTGATTATTGGAGAGTTACCTCAAGTTATAATAAATATTTTAAATAATGCAAAAGATGCACTTTTAGAAAATAGTGTAAAAAACCCATGGATTAAAGTTGACCTTTTAGAAAAAGAAAAGGATGTAATTATTTCAATAGAAGACAATGCAGGGGGAATTCCTGAAGATATAATTTGTAAAATTTTTGAACCATACTTTACAACAAAAAACCAATCTTTAGGTACAGGATTGGGACTATATATGAGTTATAAGATTATTAATGAAAGTTTAGGTGGAAGTTTATATGTTGAAAATACTGAAAATGGAGCAAAGTTTTTTATAAAATTAAATAAGAATATGTAG
- a CDS encoding disulfide oxidoreductase encodes MDVTTKVNSKIIFLCFLIATTATLGSLFFSEVMQFIPCNMCWYQRIFMYPLVFIFLINLLYPDDKVFKYAFTLVFIGLLISIYHNLLMFGIIPESAVPCANGVPCSTEYINWLGFITIPFLSMVSYLAIFILLISMKK; translated from the coding sequence ATGGACGTGACTACAAAGGTAAATTCAAAAATCATTTTTTTATGTTTTTTAATTGCAACAACTGCCACACTAGGAAGTTTATTTTTTAGTGAAGTAATGCAGTTTATTCCTTGCAATATGTGTTGGTATCAAAGAATTTTTATGTACCCACTTGTTTTTATTTTTTTAATCAATTTATTATACCCAGATGACAAAGTATTTAAATACGCTTTTACTTTGGTTTTTATAGGTTTACTTATCTCTATTTACCATAACCTTTTAATGTTTGGTATAATTCCAGAGTCTGCTGTTCCTTGTGCTAATGGAGTACCTTGTTCAACAGAATATATAAACTGGCTTGGTTTTATAACTATTCCATTTTTATCTATGGTATCTTATTTAGCAATATTTATATTACTAATATCAATGAAAAAATAA
- a CDS encoding thioredoxin domain-containing protein, translating to MQNKNIVFISIAILIIAFFGGAYFYKNAQSEESVALAKEQALLFQRPYSYVIGKEDAKVQLVEFFDPACGTCAQFHHLTKTLLTKYKGDIKLVLRYAPFHKNSHYAVKMLEGAREQGKFMETLEFMFATQRQWIKHHEVQANVLWSLLPNVKDLDMEKLSEFMNSSKGDEIIKQDLADAEKLGVNKTPGYIVNGKPLQNFGFEPLKELIESEL from the coding sequence ATGCAAAATAAAAATATAGTTTTTATTTCAATAGCAATTTTAATAATTGCTTTTTTTGGAGGAGCATACTTTTATAAAAATGCTCAGTCGGAAGAGAGTGTAGCTTTAGCAAAAGAGCAAGCTTTATTGTTTCAAAGGCCATACTCATATGTAATTGGGAAAGAAGATGCAAAGGTTCAATTAGTTGAATTCTTTGACCCAGCGTGTGGAACTTGTGCACAATTTCACCATCTAACAAAAACCTTATTAACAAAATATAAAGGGGATATTAAATTAGTACTTAGATATGCACCATTTCATAAAAATTCCCATTATGCTGTAAAAATGCTTGAAGGTGCAAGAGAGCAAGGTAAATTTATGGAAACATTAGAGTTTATGTTTGCAACTCAAAGACAATGGATTAAACATCATGAAGTTCAAGCTAATGTACTTTGGAGTTTACTTCCAAATGTAAAAGATTTAGATATGGAAAAACTTAGCGAATTTATGAATAGTTCAAAAGGTGATGAAATAATAAAACAAGACTTAGCAGATGCTGAAAAATTAGGGGTTAATAAGACACCTGGATATATTGTAAATGGTAAACCTTTACAAAATTTTGGCTTTGAACCACTAAAAGAACTAATAGAATCAGAATTATAA